Proteins co-encoded in one Erwinia sp. genomic window:
- the aroG gene encoding Phospho-2-dehydro-3-deoxyheptonate aldolase, Phe-sensitive (ID:JIFNMEKO_00877;~source:Prodigal:2.6), with product MVFFTCLPQETESGKMMNYQNDDIRIKATKELLPPVALLEKYPATHTAVQTVSESRQAIHQILTQQDDRLLVIIGPCSIHDTEAALEYAGKLLALRHELSDTLEIVMRVYFEKPRTTVGWKGLINDPYMDGSYQINDGLRIARKLLLDINDLGLPAAGEFLDMITPQYVADLMSWGAIGARTTESQVHRELASGLSCPVGFKNGTDGTIKVAVDAINAARSPHCFLSVTKYGHSAIVETWGNPDCHIILRGGKTPNYSADHVAAVKEDLTAAGVVPQVMIDFSHANSSKQFQRQLVVAEDVSRQITAGERAITGIMIESNLVEGNQNIEGGDPLVYGKSVTDACIGWEDTETVLRQLATAVKARRG from the coding sequence ATGGTGTTTTTTACCTGCCTGCCGCAGGAAACAGAAAGTGGAAAAATGATGAACTACCAAAATGATGATATCAGAATAAAAGCCACCAAAGAGTTACTCCCACCTGTCGCTCTGCTGGAGAAATATCCTGCCACACACACAGCAGTTCAGACTGTTTCCGAGTCAAGGCAGGCAATTCATCAGATCCTGACACAGCAGGATGACCGTTTGCTGGTCATTATCGGTCCATGCTCAATCCATGACACTGAGGCCGCGCTTGAATACGCAGGTAAACTACTCGCTTTACGTCATGAATTAAGTGATACCCTGGAAATTGTTATGCGAGTCTATTTTGAAAAACCGCGCACTACCGTGGGTTGGAAGGGTTTAATTAACGATCCCTACATGGACGGGAGTTATCAAATTAATGACGGACTGCGTATAGCACGAAAGTTATTACTGGATATCAATGATCTTGGTTTGCCTGCGGCAGGTGAGTTTCTTGACATGATCACGCCACAATATGTTGCCGATCTGATGAGCTGGGGGGCAATCGGTGCACGTACAACAGAATCACAAGTGCACCGTGAACTCGCCTCAGGCCTCTCCTGCCCGGTGGGCTTCAAAAACGGGACTGATGGCACCATCAAAGTGGCGGTAGATGCAATTAATGCAGCACGCTCACCGCACTGTTTTCTTTCCGTAACTAAATATGGCCACTCCGCGATTGTTGAGACATGGGGAAATCCGGATTGTCACATCATACTGCGCGGTGGAAAAACACCCAATTACAGTGCTGACCACGTTGCAGCAGTGAAAGAGGATCTTACCGCCGCTGGCGTTGTTCCGCAGGTGATGATTGATTTCAGTCATGCCAACAGCAGTAAGCAATTTCAGCGTCAGTTGGTCGTTGCTGAAGATGTTTCCCGTCAGATCACTGCCGGTGAACGTGCTATCACCGGGATCATGATCGAAAGTAATTTGGTCGAAGGTAACCAAAACATTGAAGGGGGTGATCCTCTGGTGTATGGCAAAAGCGTTACCGACGCATGTATTGGTTGGGAAGATACAGAGACGGTTTTGCGCCAACTTGCCACTGCAGTCAAAGCCCGCAGAGGCTGA
- a CDS encoding hypothetical protein (ID:JIFNMEKO_00878;~source:Prodigal:2.6) — protein MKIIYVVVLTHKKSLDEVENYLSAHIDWLEKGYASGLFTASGRRIPRTGGVILARSKALVTLEDYLRQDPFQQEQVVQTQ, from the coding sequence ATGAAAATTATTTATGTTGTGGTTTTAACTCATAAAAAATCACTGGATGAGGTTGAGAATTATCTGTCAGCTCACATCGACTGGCTGGAAAAAGGTTATGCTTCAGGACTCTTTACTGCTTCTGGCCGACGGATTCCACGTACAGGCGGCGTCATTCTCGCGAGAAGCAAGGCGTTAGTAACGTTAGAAGACTACCTGAGACAGGACCCGTTTCAACAGGAGCAGGTAGTACAAACTCAATAA
- the gpmA gene encoding 2,3-bisphosphoglycerate-dependent phosphoglycerate mutase (ID:JIFNMEKO_00879;~source:Prodigal:2.6), which yields MAVTKLVLVRHGESQWNNENRFTGWYDVDLSDKGRTEAKAAGKLLKKEGFTFDFAYTSVLKRAIHTLWNILDEVDQVWLPVEKSWRLNERHYGALQGLDKAETAQKYGDEQVKQWRRGFAVTPPELDRADERFPGHDPRYASLTPEQLPTTESLALTIDRVLPYWNESILPRMKKGEKVIIAAHGNSLRALVKYLDNMSEEEILELNIPTGVPLVYEFDENFKPVKHYYLGDADEIAAKEAAVANQGKAK from the coding sequence ATGGCTGTAACTAAGCTGGTTCTGGTTCGTCACGGTGAAAGCCAGTGGAATAACGAAAACCGCTTCACAGGCTGGTACGATGTGGACCTGTCTGACAAAGGACGTACAGAAGCTAAAGCGGCAGGAAAATTACTTAAAAAAGAAGGGTTCACCTTCGATTTCGCCTACACGTCTGTGCTGAAGCGCGCTATCCATACGTTATGGAACATCCTTGATGAAGTCGACCAGGTCTGGTTGCCGGTAGAGAAATCCTGGCGTCTTAATGAACGTCACTACGGTGCGTTGCAAGGGCTGGATAAAGCAGAAACTGCACAGAAATATGGTGATGAGCAAGTTAAACAGTGGCGCCGTGGCTTCGCCGTGACACCTCCTGAACTGGATCGTGCTGATGAGCGCTTCCCAGGCCATGACCCTCGTTATGCCTCACTCACCCCTGAACAATTGCCAACCACCGAAAGTCTGGCTCTGACTATCGATCGTGTTCTGCCTTACTGGAACGAATCTATCCTTCCACGCATGAAAAAAGGCGAGAAAGTAATCATCGCCGCTCATGGTAACTCACTGCGTGCGCTGGTCAAATACCTCGATAATATGAGCGAAGAAGAGATCCTTGAGCTGAATATTCCTACCGGTGTTCCTTTGGTTTATGAGTTCGATGAAAACTTTAAGCCAGTAAAACACTATTACCTCGGCGATGCTGATGAAATAGCTGCAAAAGAAGCCGCTGTAGCCAATCAGGGCAAAGCAAAATAA
- the galM gene encoding Aldose 1-epimerase (ID:JIFNMEKO_00880;~source:Prodigal:2.6), which produces MLTDPHIYAPDGHPWNITTLINASGMRVTFMDWGATWLSARIPMKDGSVREALLGCDTPADYLCQQAYLGATVGRYANRIANAILPASPHHPMIKLVANQGEHQLHGGPKGFHARRWKIEHHDDSEVIYSLFSPDGDQGFPGNLRVTLRYRLEDDNTLSIQYQAAVDQHCPVSLTNHAYFNLDQQHNDSRQHQLKIIAEHYLPVDSEGIPVDGLKSVAGSSFDFRQAKSIAQDFLAYDDQRNVKGYDHAFC; this is translated from the coding sequence ATGCTGACCGATCCTCATATTTACGCCCCCGATGGGCACCCCTGGAATATCACGACTTTGATCAATGCAAGTGGTATGCGAGTCACCTTTATGGACTGGGGGGCAACCTGGTTATCCGCACGCATTCCGATGAAGGATGGTTCTGTGCGCGAAGCCCTGCTTGGGTGTGACACCCCGGCAGACTACCTCTGTCAGCAGGCATATCTCGGTGCTACCGTCGGACGCTATGCCAATCGTATCGCAAATGCCATCTTACCGGCCTCACCCCATCACCCCATGATTAAGCTTGTGGCCAATCAGGGAGAGCACCAATTGCATGGAGGGCCAAAAGGGTTCCATGCCCGCCGCTGGAAAATCGAACATCATGATGACAGCGAGGTGATTTATAGCCTATTTTCGCCTGATGGTGATCAAGGTTTTCCTGGCAATCTGCGGGTAACACTACGCTATCGTCTTGAAGATGATAATACGCTATCCATTCAATACCAGGCCGCGGTTGATCAACACTGTCCGGTGAGTTTAACCAATCACGCCTATTTCAATCTTGATCAGCAGCACAACGACAGCCGTCAGCATCAGCTTAAAATTATCGCTGAGCACTACCTGCCTGTGGACAGTGAAGGCATTCCTGTTGATGGGCTGAAGTCAGTGGCTGGCAGCAGTTTTGATTTTCGCCAGGCGAAAAGTATCGCACAAGACTTTCTCGCATATGATGACCAACGTAACGTTAAAGGTTATGACCATGCTTTTTGTTAA
- the ylmA gene encoding putative ABC transporter ATP-binding protein YlmA (ID:JIFNMEKO_00881;~source:Prodigal:2.6): MSGYFDSIGLYQHPTDQQQLLAEQWLSLIHLQGDKGQTPFQALSWGQQRLVLIVRALVKHPALLILDEPLQGLDPLNRQLIRRFIDIIISKGTIQLLFVSHHAEDAPECITYRLRFVVGEQGYYYLQEAVNKPLNHTTQ, from the coding sequence TTGTCAGGTTACTTTGACTCAATCGGACTCTATCAGCACCCGACGGATCAGCAACAATTACTTGCGGAGCAGTGGCTCAGCCTGATTCACCTGCAAGGTGATAAAGGGCAAACACCTTTTCAGGCTTTATCATGGGGACAGCAACGCCTGGTGTTAATTGTTCGCGCATTGGTTAAACATCCTGCCTTGCTGATTCTCGACGAACCTTTGCAAGGGCTTGATCCTCTCAACCGTCAGCTGATCAGGCGCTTTATCGATATCATCATCAGTAAAGGTACCATCCAACTGTTGTTTGTCTCCCACCATGCAGAAGATGCCCCCGAATGTATCACTTACAGACTCCGTTTTGTTGTCGGTGAACAGGGGTACTATTATTTACAAGAAGCAGTGAATAAGCCGCTCAATCATACGACACAATGA
- a CDS encoding hypothetical protein (ID:JIFNMEKO_00882;~source:Prodigal:2.6): MGPDGTVIARDVADYRALSLVEAVIALRRHPFGLQAPEEPLHRGIIPAVTPATHALLYPTAPQTLPVLTAGIVAALIAVEHHACWLTPKLPGHLQCFDREGRVRRRRYRPAHRFAGEQIQHCCQISPAFSRPDIRHIAAPDLIRRGNRELPVEMVRYFNVFVPAAFVFMRRDLATGDIQLFHQLTGQPSPESDALSADHRGDTSRASRATTGVPDFTDETPFNGTLGVRIPAIFTNVAITASVNTEQPAQWRYRVVRPQTVYYRELFRESGIKSAVAFFRISFSISRRCIRFLISLSSVCSGVRGSPGGVFPWRSIRNDFTRRLMAERLTFIALAASP, translated from the coding sequence GTGGGGCCGGATGGCACTGTAATAGCCCGTGATGTAGCTGATTATCGCGCTCTGAGCCTCGTTGAAGCTGTTATAGCCCTTCGTCGGCACCCATTCGGTCTTCAGGCTCCGGAAGAACCGCTCCATCGGGGCATTATCCCAGCAGTTACCCCGGCGACTCATGCTCTGCTTTATCCGACAGCGCCACAGACCCTGCCGGTACTGACGGCTGGTATAGTGGCTGCCCTGATCGCTGTGGAACATCACGCCTGTTGGCTTACCCCGAAGCTCCCAGGCCATCTGCAATGCTTTGACCGTGAGGGCCGAGTCCGGCGACGTCGATATCGCCCAGCCCACAGGTTTGCGGGCGAACAGATCCAGCACTGCTGCCAGATAAGCCCAGCATTTTCCCGTCCAGATATACGTCACATCGCCGCACCAGACCTGATCCGGCGCGGTAACCGCGAACTGCCGGTCGAGATGGTTCGGTATTTCAATGTGTTCGTTCCCGCCGCGTTTGTATTTATGCGCCGGGACCTGGCAACTGGCGATATCCAGCTCTTTCATCAGCTTACCGGCCAGCCATCGCCCGAGTCTGACGCCCTTAGCGCTGACCATCGTGGCGATACTTCTCGCGCCAGCAGAGCCACCACTGGCGTTCCAGACTTCACTGACGAGACTCCGTTTAACGGCACGCTCGGCGTCAGAATCCCTGCCATTTTTACGAATGTAGCGATAACTGCTTCGGTGAACACCGAACAGCCGGCCCAATGGCGCTACCGGGTAGTGCGCCCTCAGACTGTCTATTATCGTGAACTGTTCAGGGAGTCCGGCATCAAGAGCGCGGTAGCCTTTTTTAGGATTTCATTCTCCATTTCAAGGCGTTGTATCCGTTTTCTCATTTCCCTGAGTTCAGTCTGCTCAGGCGTCAGAGGCAGCCCCGGGGGCGTTTTCCCCTGGCGCTCGATACGTAACGATTTTACCCGGCGGTTGATGGCGGAGAGGCTGACGTTCATCGCCTTAGCCGCCTCGCCGTGA
- the btuD_1 gene encoding Vitamin B12 import ATP-binding protein BtuD (ID:JIFNMEKO_00883;~source:Prodigal:2.6), which produces MPYLHIAEAYFLLNHTRSLVITDLTITSGESWALVGSNGSGKSSLARALSGELHCAKGTCQNDVRHLIRLSLEQLQALVSAEWQRNNTDMLSEGEDESGRTAAEIIQESVHDESRCHMLANPFGISALLSRRFKL; this is translated from the coding sequence ATGCCATACCTGCATATCGCTGAAGCCTACTTTTTACTCAACCACACCCGTTCACTGGTTATCACTGATTTGACGATAACATCAGGGGAAAGCTGGGCACTGGTGGGGAGTAATGGCAGTGGGAAATCATCATTAGCCCGTGCATTATCTGGCGAACTTCACTGCGCAAAAGGCACCTGCCAGAATGATGTCCGTCATCTCATTCGCTTATCACTGGAACAATTACAGGCACTGGTCAGTGCAGAATGGCAACGTAACAATACAGATATGCTCAGCGAAGGCGAAGATGAAAGTGGCCGTACCGCAGCCGAAATCATTCAGGAGAGTGTTCACGATGAATCACGCTGCCACATGCTGGCCAATCCCTTTGGCATTAGCGCCTTGTTATCCCGTCGTTTCAAATTGTAG
- the modE gene encoding Transcriptional regulator ModE (ID:JIFNMEKO_00884;~source:Prodigal:2.6), whose amino-acid sequence MQAQLSLLLKSQHKLFADPRRISLLTHIQTTGSISQGAKLAGISYKSAWDAINEMNTLADTRVVEKATGGKGGGGAKLTAYGVRLISLFTFIEKIQQKAFDVLHDDVPLESLLAAIARFSLQTSARNQLFGTIEQCDTQSPQQHITVQLADGSTHLQVLLTAQSVQRLELQKGKEVLVLIKAPWINLSHTPTDDENQLLCTVKSILPGERQSEIILALASGLELCALLDNTLISDKGIQERMSITAHFPAEAAVIATLV is encoded by the coding sequence ATGCAGGCACAACTCTCGTTACTTCTGAAATCTCAGCATAAACTGTTCGCCGATCCAAGACGTATCTCATTGCTAACCCACATTCAGACCACGGGATCGATTAGCCAGGGGGCGAAACTTGCCGGTATCAGTTACAAAAGTGCCTGGGATGCAATCAATGAAATGAATACCCTGGCTGACACCAGGGTTGTCGAGAAAGCCACCGGAGGTAAAGGAGGAGGAGGAGCTAAGCTCACCGCTTATGGTGTCAGGCTCATCAGCCTGTTTACATTTATTGAAAAAATTCAACAAAAGGCCTTCGATGTTTTGCATGATGACGTCCCACTGGAAAGTTTGCTGGCCGCGATTGCCAGATTTTCACTGCAAACCAGTGCACGTAATCAGTTATTTGGCACTATAGAGCAATGTGATACACAGTCACCACAGCAACACATTACAGTGCAACTGGCTGACGGAAGCACGCATCTTCAGGTTCTGCTGACAGCACAAAGTGTGCAGCGACTGGAATTACAAAAAGGAAAAGAAGTTCTTGTCCTCATCAAAGCGCCCTGGATAAACCTTTCACACACTCCTACCGATGATGAAAATCAACTTTTGTGTACCGTCAAAAGTATTCTTCCGGGTGAGAGACAAAGCGAAATAATACTTGCGCTGGCATCGGGATTGGAACTTTGCGCATTGCTGGATAACACATTGATTTCAGATAAAGGAATTCAGGAACGTATGAGCATTACCGCACACTTTCCCGCTGAAGCAGCCGTGATCGCCACTTTGGTTTAG
- the acrZ gene encoding Multidrug efflux pump accessory protein AcrZ (ID:JIFNMEKO_00885;~source:Prodigal:2.6) encodes MLELVKSLAIAVLMVPVVMAIILGLIYGLGEIFNVISKVGHQQESGAKKRY; translated from the coding sequence ATGCTGGAATTAGTCAAAAGCCTTGCTATTGCTGTACTTATGGTTCCTGTAGTGATGGCAATCATACTTGGCCTGATTTATGGCTTAGGTGAAATATTTAACGTCATCTCAAAAGTGGGGCATCAACAAGAAAGCGGTGCCAAAAAGCGATACTAA
- the modA gene encoding Molybdate-binding protein ModA (ID:JIFNMEKO_00886;~source:Prodigal:2.6) has translation MILQRHLCALLTLLIFSFSSGSQAAEKITVFAAASLTNALQEISDNYRKQHDTDIVASFASSSTLARQLEAGAPVDLFISADQQWMDYVQQKKMIDTASRHNLLGNDLVLVAANTSGLNAVTISEKTDWISLLHGQHLSVGDPDHVPAGIYAREALQSLSSWTTVEPLLARGSSVRAALALVERDETPLGIVYGSDAVASQKVKVLGKFPASSHTPIEYPMAIVANHRSPAVEAFYHYLQTPEAAGVFVKYGFTPLP, from the coding sequence ATGATTTTACAACGTCACTTATGTGCACTACTCACATTACTGATATTCAGTTTTTCATCGGGCTCTCAGGCCGCAGAAAAAATTACTGTTTTTGCCGCAGCGTCATTGACTAACGCGCTTCAGGAAATTTCAGATAATTATCGCAAACAGCATGATACTGATATTGTTGCCTCTTTCGCTTCTTCATCGACTCTTGCGCGTCAGCTTGAAGCTGGCGCCCCTGTAGATTTGTTCATCTCTGCCGATCAACAGTGGATGGACTATGTGCAACAAAAAAAGATGATCGATACAGCGTCGCGACATAATTTGCTGGGTAACGATTTGGTGCTGGTGGCAGCGAACACCAGTGGCCTGAATGCGGTGACGATTTCTGAAAAAACTGACTGGATAAGTTTGTTGCATGGTCAGCATCTTTCTGTTGGCGACCCGGATCATGTACCGGCAGGTATTTATGCACGGGAAGCACTGCAGTCACTTAGTAGCTGGACGACAGTGGAACCTCTTCTTGCTCGTGGAAGCAGTGTCAGAGCTGCGCTGGCTTTGGTTGAGCGTGATGAAACCCCGTTGGGGATTGTTTATGGATCGGATGCTGTAGCCAGTCAAAAAGTAAAAGTACTTGGTAAATTCCCCGCCTCCAGTCATACCCCTATAGAGTACCCGATGGCTATTGTTGCCAACCATCGTTCACCTGCGGTAGAGGCTTTTTATCACTATCTGCAAACACCTGAGGCTGCAGGGGTTTTTGTTAAATATGGATTTACGCCCTTACCATGA
- the modB gene encoding Molybdenum transport system permease protein ModB (ID:JIFNMEKO_00887;~source:Prodigal:2.6), whose product MMLSSAEWQAVWLSLQVASTAVLFSLPLGIIVAWLLVRRQFPGKIILDCVVHLPLVLPPVVIGYLLLLGFGRRGFPGRYLDDWFGFTFAFSWRGAALASAVIAFPLLVRAIRLAFEGVDRRLELAARTLGAGRVRVFFTITLPLLLPGITTGAVLAFARSLGEFGATITFVSNIPGETRTLPSAMYTLIETPGAEQAAGRLCIVAIVLSFAALLLSELLTGWGRKRLGEKC is encoded by the coding sequence ATGATGCTTAGTAGCGCCGAATGGCAGGCTGTTTGGTTGAGTTTGCAGGTCGCCAGTACGGCGGTATTATTCAGTCTGCCATTGGGAATTATTGTGGCGTGGCTACTGGTTCGCCGCCAGTTTCCTGGCAAAATCATACTCGATTGCGTAGTCCACCTGCCGTTGGTGTTGCCTCCGGTTGTCATCGGTTATCTGTTGTTATTGGGGTTTGGACGACGGGGTTTCCCTGGGCGCTATTTAGATGACTGGTTCGGCTTTACTTTTGCTTTCAGTTGGCGCGGTGCGGCTTTGGCTTCAGCTGTCATCGCCTTTCCCTTGCTGGTGCGTGCTATCCGTTTAGCGTTTGAAGGGGTCGACAGACGTCTGGAGCTGGCGGCAAGAACCCTGGGGGCAGGGCGAGTACGGGTATTTTTCACCATCACGCTGCCGTTACTTTTACCGGGTATTACGACGGGGGCAGTACTTGCTTTTGCCCGTTCGCTGGGGGAATTTGGTGCTACCATCACTTTTGTCTCGAATATTCCCGGTGAAACCCGGACCCTGCCGTCCGCAATGTATACGCTGATCGAAACACCCGGTGCGGAACAGGCTGCAGGGAGGTTGTGTATCGTTGCAATAGTGCTCTCATTCGCAGCGCTACTGCTGTCTGAACTTCTTACCGGATGGGGACGAAAACGACTGGGGGAAAAATGTTGA
- the cysA_1 gene encoding Sulfate/thiosulfate import ATP-binding protein CysA (ID:JIFNMEKO_00888;~source:Prodigal:2.6): MLNLQCRYPMGKGELSLDTTLPAQGTTAIFGVSGAGKSTLINIIAGLVMPVAGQVVFNDTIFFHRERKICLPPEKRRVGYVFQEARLFPHYPVEGNLLYGDRKKNRHSFKQLVTLLGLQSLLSRYPSSLSGGEKQRVAIGRALLSDPHILLMDEPLASLDLPRKREVLPWLQNVVKQLQIPLLYVTHSLDEIAQLADHVVVLEEGKIIAEGATESVWLSDVMRQWITDAERSTLLSLKVIEHHSYYAMTALGFGDHLLWVNRIDKCPGTALRVRVVASDITLLLQKPQNSSIRNTYPAWVDAVQQSGSYREVCLRTGGHKLWARITAWAYDELAIKPGLLLYMQINTASVID, encoded by the coding sequence ATGTTGAATCTGCAATGCCGTTACCCTATGGGTAAGGGTGAGCTGTCACTGGATACAACACTTCCGGCGCAGGGAACAACCGCCATTTTTGGGGTCTCTGGTGCGGGTAAAAGTACGTTGATTAATATTATCGCAGGTCTGGTCATGCCAGTGGCAGGCCAGGTGGTGTTCAATGATACTATCTTTTTCCACCGCGAACGTAAAATCTGTCTGCCGCCAGAAAAAAGGCGTGTGGGATATGTTTTTCAGGAAGCCCGCCTTTTTCCTCATTACCCTGTTGAGGGAAATTTACTTTATGGTGACAGGAAGAAAAACAGACACTCGTTTAAACAACTGGTGACGCTGTTGGGGTTACAGTCCTTGTTATCGCGTTACCCCTCTTCGCTTTCCGGAGGGGAGAAACAGCGTGTGGCTATTGGACGCGCATTACTCAGCGATCCTCATATCTTATTGATGGACGAGCCACTGGCTTCACTTGATCTGCCGCGTAAACGAGAAGTCCTACCCTGGCTCCAAAATGTAGTTAAGCAGTTGCAAATTCCTTTGCTCTATGTGACGCACAGTCTCGATGAAATTGCGCAATTAGCGGATCATGTCGTGGTGCTCGAAGAGGGAAAAATCATTGCTGAAGGGGCTACGGAGAGCGTCTGGCTTAGTGATGTGATGCGGCAGTGGATAACTGACGCTGAGCGAAGCACACTACTCTCTCTGAAAGTCATCGAGCACCACTCATACTATGCAATGACCGCGTTGGGATTCGGTGATCATCTGTTGTGGGTAAACCGGATTGATAAATGTCCTGGCACGGCACTGCGAGTCCGCGTAGTGGCGTCAGATATCACACTTTTGTTACAGAAACCGCAGAACAGCAGTATTCGCAACACTTATCCTGCCTGGGTTGATGCTGTACAGCAGAGTGGCAGTTATCGTGAGGTTTGCCTGCGAACCGGTGGACATAAATTATGGGCACGAATCACTGCCTGGGCTTACGATGAGTTGGCGATAAAACCCGGCTTGTTGCTTTATATGCAGATTAATACCGCCAGTGTGATTGATTAG
- the ybhA gene encoding Pyridoxal phosphate phosphatase YbhA (ID:JIFNMEKO_00889;~source:Prodigal:2.6), which yields MRYRVIALDLDGTLLTAKKTILPESLLALNKAREAGVKVILVTGRHHVAIHPFYQTLALNTPAICCNGSYSYDYQTKGVLQADPLSLSQTLQVIDVLKQTSIHGLLYVDDAMLYTEETGHITRALQWEQTLPQHQRPTLNRVNSLEQGAREAKSIWKFALAHPERDELHTFIAQIESKFGLACEWSWIDQVDIAQTGNSKGKRLAQWVESQGYTMNDVVAFGDNYNDISMLERAGLGVAMGNADEAVKQRADIVISNNEEPGIAQLIEERILH from the coding sequence ATGCGTTATCGTGTTATCGCACTTGATCTCGATGGGACTTTGCTAACAGCTAAAAAAACTATCCTTCCTGAATCACTGTTGGCATTAAATAAGGCTCGTGAAGCCGGTGTCAAAGTGATTCTGGTAACAGGAAGACATCATGTCGCTATTCACCCTTTTTATCAAACCCTGGCTCTGAATACCCCGGCAATTTGTTGTAATGGTAGCTACTCATATGACTACCAGACGAAAGGAGTTCTGCAGGCAGACCCTCTTTCACTCTCTCAGACCCTGCAGGTTATTGATGTGCTGAAACAAACCTCCATCCACGGACTACTTTATGTGGATGACGCGATGTTATATACCGAAGAGACCGGGCATATCACTCGCGCTCTGCAATGGGAGCAAACATTGCCACAACATCAACGACCAACTCTGAACAGAGTTAATTCGCTGGAACAAGGGGCTCGTGAAGCTAAGTCGATCTGGAAATTTGCGCTTGCTCACCCAGAACGTGACGAACTACATACTTTCATTGCGCAAATTGAAAGCAAATTCGGACTGGCTTGCGAGTGGTCATGGATAGACCAGGTCGATATTGCACAGACAGGAAACAGCAAAGGAAAACGTCTGGCTCAGTGGGTAGAATCCCAGGGATACACCATGAACGATGTGGTTGCTTTTGGTGATAACTACAATGACATCAGTATGCTGGAAAGAGCTGGCCTTGGAGTAGCAATGGGAAATGCTGATGAAGCGGTTAAACAACGTGCAGATATTGTAATCAGCAATAACGAAGAGCCCGGTATTGCGCAGCTGATCGAGGAACGCATACTGCACTAA